The genomic window AGGGGCGGCGGTGGATCGGAAGAGCAGCAGGCTGCGGTCCCAGGCGGTGCTGCCGAAGCAGCGCACCAGCTCCATGGCGCACTGCTGCGTCAGGATGCGGGTGACGCTCTGCGCCATGTCCCCGCTGATGCGCAGCGCGCGGAAGTGCTCGAAGTCGCGGCGGCCCagccgccgcagccgccgcgccgccgcccggtAGCAGCGCCAGGGCTGCGGCTCCACCAGCAGGAAGGTGCAGAGCGAGGCCAGCAGCGCCAGGAACTCCAGCAGGCCGCGGTCGCCGTGGTTCAGGTGGATCCACATGGTCACCGACATGCAGAAGCCGATGTCGAAGGAGGAGCGGCCGAAGCGCTGCAGGAACGAGCGCAGCAGCGGCTCCCTGGCCGCGGGGTCCATGATGTCCAGGCTGGCGAAGGAGATGGAGgcggggaaggggctgctctgctgggccctGCGGATCAGCTCGGGGTCGatgtcacagcacagcagcttcagctcCGTCCCGGCTCCCGGCGGCTCCGGGCTGGAACTGCCGTCCTGGAGCCCCAGCAGGTGTTGGTACAGAGCCACGCTGAGCTCCTGCgggaggaaaagagggattGAGGGAGACCTCCCCGGAGCCTCCTCTCTATCCAAGGGAAAATCCGACCAGGACCAGCAAAGGAtctgtgccaggagccctgAGCACCTGCAGAGGAGCCACACCGAGGACCTGCTGCAAAAACCAGGGAATCAAAACCAGGGAATGCTCTGGGCTGGAGTGCTGGGAAAGATGAGACAGGAAAGCCTCATAAATAcgattgcttggcaaaagattttgagaataTGAGACCTGTAAgggaagcagaaatgaaagcaacATTTGAGCTGTAAGATGCCAAGCTGTGAGTTACTGAACAACCAGGAAACAATGGTTTGGCCAGCTGAGGGCAAACTCCTTCTGGATTGAACAATACCCTCAGCAAATTAAGGGATGCCAAGGGTCCAAGGGTCAGGGAGACCCTGCCAgtttggcagagaagaaaataaaaggggtatagaaagcagcttttagggtttaaaatgtaacacagtaaGGCAATGGAATAGTTCTAATAGGCTGTATGCAGATTGtacaggatttgtgtcttttactggttggatgtCGTAAATTAGAGTATTTGGATGTTGTAAATTAGAATattcagcacagaaacagagatAATGTATTGTAAGCATAACCTGAGGGTCTCTCAAGCCTGCTTTCATTGTGACTGGCAGCTTTAGGCTGGCTCTTCTCACCCTGGGCCCAAGACTGCTGTAATTCCATCTATGGCTGTAATTCCAGACCCAAGCCTGCTGTAATTCCATCCATGCAGTAACAGCAGCTTGATGAAGAGCGGCCTGGGAGTGCCAGATCTCTGTCCAGGCTCTCACACTGCAGGAACCCAGCTCACCCCCTtccccccctgccatgggacaccttccacccAAGCAGGTGGCTCCAAACCCCTGGAATTCCCGGCCTGGAGTCTCTTTCCACAGCGTGTACTGATGGAAAGTGAATTAACGAATTAATCCTCAATTAAAGAAGGTTCcgtggagctcctggagccacaggcacagcacaggctgggaatgTCCTCCGGTGCCTCCCACTGACCTGCtccacaggctgagctgggatgggagctggaATTGTCCTTGGGCAATGCCTCAGGGGGAATCCCAAACCCTGGGAGCCTCGGGATTGTCCCAGTCAGGACAGGGGTTCAGGTGGGATCAGAAATTCACCTGTGAGGCCACACCTGCATCCAGGGCAGGCCTCTGGGGGTCTGGAATGTgtctggagctgggaatggagctggaaaacccctgagggagctgggggggtcTCGGGTGGGACCTCCTCTCGCTCTCCAGCCTGGACAGGAGGTGGAGCCAGGAGGGGTCaggatctgctcccaggaatGGAATGAGAGGCAGCAGAtcccaggggaggt from Prinia subflava isolate CZ2003 ecotype Zambia unplaced genomic scaffold, Cam_Psub_1.2 scaffold_52_NEW, whole genome shotgun sequence includes these protein-coding regions:
- the BCDIN3D gene encoding RNA 5'-monophosphate methyltransferase encodes the protein MAAPMSRESLEPGAAPYGNFPNYSRFHPPEGRVSLLPRGLLSSLFPAATRPLLGLDVGCNSGELSVALYQHLLGLQDGSSSPEPPGAGTELKLLCCDIDPELIRRAQQSSPFPASISFASLDIMDPAAREPLLRSFLQRFGRSSFDIGFCMSVTMWIHLNHGDRGLLEFLALLASLCTFLLVEPQPWRCYRAAARRLRRLGRRDFEHFRALRISGDMAQSVTRILTQQCAMELVRCFGSTAWDRSLLLFRSTAAPPDHGTQ